A genomic window from Calditrichota bacterium includes:
- a CDS encoding 1-acyl-sn-glycerol-3-phosphate acyltransferase — protein sequence MGDLISIILYVIGGISFFFVGITVIALTYMLKPHQYDSFVKWLCRAFLRTMFIRVETIGKQKIDPQKTYIFMSNHVNIFDAFVLNGSIPNFARGVELEKHFDWPIWGHVITKFGNIPISQTKFLSAAKSLEKAEQAIKDGTSIIILPEGHRTRNGKLLPFMRGPFLLALRAKADIVPMAMIGSFEIKKVKQSRIRPGKIKVVFGDAIRYEDFHHLNSKQLKEHVRQEMQKLIDSFSAKDR from the coding sequence ATGGGCGATTTAATTTCAATTATTCTCTATGTCATTGGCGGGATAAGCTTCTTTTTTGTCGGCATTACCGTCATCGCTTTAACCTACATGCTCAAGCCGCACCAATACGACTCTTTCGTAAAATGGCTCTGTCGCGCATTTTTGCGCACGATGTTCATTCGCGTTGAGACTATCGGAAAGCAAAAAATTGACCCGCAAAAAACTTATATTTTCATGTCCAATCACGTAAATATTTTTGACGCATTTGTTTTGAATGGCTCAATTCCGAACTTTGCTCGCGGCGTGGAATTGGAAAAACATTTCGATTGGCCTATTTGGGGTCATGTCATCACCAAATTTGGCAACATTCCCATCAGCCAGACGAAATTTTTGAGTGCGGCAAAAAGTCTGGAAAAAGCGGAGCAAGCAATCAAAGACGGGACGTCTATCATCATTTTGCCGGAAGGACACAGAACAAGGAACGGCAAATTGCTGCCCTTTATGCGCGGGCCTTTTCTTCTGGCTTTACGCGCCAAAGCCGATATTGTCCCCATGGCGATGATTGGCTCTTTTGAAATAAAAAAAGTAAAGCAGTCCCGCATTCGACCGGGAAAAATTAAAGTGGTATTCGGCGACGCCATTCGCTACGAGGACTTTCACCACCTCAATTCCAAGCAATTGAAAGAACACGTACGACAGGAAATGCAAAAATTAATTGACAGCTTTTCAGCAAAAGATCGGTAA
- a CDS encoding DegV family EDD domain-containing protein — protein MKKNNKKIHYIDGARLKRAIIAGSQIVFRNKEHLNKINVFPVPDGDTGTNLALTMTQVNEDLQQSSDRSVSDVSRDLADAALRGAQGNSGAILAQFFHGFAEAVGGRVKLTTKHFAEAVQHAKKSAREAMSEPREGTIITVISDWANSVENIAHKTDDFIELLKNSMSRAKQALKETPQKLDVLKKAGVVDAGGQGFVNLLEGIIHFIEKGKIKDAAHYSSFTKSGADSPRNVSDDIRFRYCTECVFEAVNTDRKKLQRILADFGDSMIIVGGPKKFRIHIHTNYPQKAFKTLNTLGVVTSPKVDDMKKQHRRSFSKKKIKKFGVVVDSSCDLPEDFLVSNDVHIIPVRLTFGEQTYRDKFDITPEEFYQKLAESPFHPKSSQPVYKDVKQILDEIIPDYEQLIAILLPRAVSGTFQVVRNAAKNYGEDKIVCVDGKTISGATGLIVMEAIEAIKQELPLEQILEKINYAVENTHIFISVPTLEYLVKGGRISASKGLLGKILRLSPLVSFNNEGKLVPIGKAFGEQNSLKKMVKMAVEKAEEYEERRFIVAHANAPEKAKWTVEQIRRFFMPEEHIPVVTVTPALGVHAGPGAVGLAFLGKNKKS, from the coding sequence ATGAAAAAAAACAACAAGAAAATTCACTACATTGACGGCGCTCGACTCAAGAGAGCCATCATCGCCGGCAGTCAAATTGTCTTTCGCAACAAAGAACATTTGAATAAAATAAATGTCTTTCCCGTTCCCGACGGCGATACCGGCACCAACCTGGCGCTGACCATGACGCAAGTCAACGAAGATTTGCAGCAATCTTCGGACAGATCTGTTTCCGATGTTTCCAGAGATCTTGCGGATGCGGCGCTTCGCGGCGCGCAGGGAAATTCCGGAGCAATTTTAGCTCAATTTTTTCACGGATTCGCCGAGGCTGTCGGCGGAAGAGTCAAACTAACAACCAAACATTTTGCCGAAGCTGTCCAGCACGCAAAAAAATCTGCCCGGGAAGCCATGTCCGAACCGCGCGAGGGCACAATCATCACGGTTATTTCCGATTGGGCGAATTCCGTTGAAAATATCGCTCACAAAACAGACGATTTTATTGAATTGCTGAAAAACAGCATGTCCCGCGCCAAGCAGGCGCTGAAAGAAACGCCGCAAAAATTGGACGTCTTAAAAAAAGCCGGCGTTGTTGACGCCGGCGGCCAGGGATTTGTTAATTTGCTGGAAGGAATTATTCACTTTATTGAAAAAGGCAAAATTAAGGATGCGGCACACTATTCTTCCTTTACAAAAAGCGGCGCCGATTCTCCGCGAAATGTCTCTGATGACATTCGCTTCCGCTATTGCACAGAATGTGTCTTCGAAGCGGTCAACACGGATCGTAAAAAATTGCAGCGCATTCTTGCTGATTTCGGCGATTCCATGATCATCGTCGGCGGTCCCAAAAAATTTCGCATTCACATTCATACGAATTATCCGCAAAAAGCATTCAAAACGCTGAACACACTGGGAGTTGTGACTTCCCCCAAAGTGGACGACATGAAAAAACAACATCGGCGGTCATTTTCCAAAAAGAAAATCAAAAAATTCGGCGTGGTTGTTGACTCTTCCTGTGATTTGCCAGAGGACTTTCTCGTGAGTAATGACGTGCATATAATTCCCGTACGCCTGACTTTTGGCGAACAAACTTATCGCGACAAATTTGACATCACACCCGAAGAATTTTACCAAAAGTTAGCTGAAAGCCCATTCCATCCTAAATCATCACAACCTGTTTACAAGGACGTCAAACAAATTTTAGATGAAATTATTCCTGATTATGAGCAGTTGATTGCTATTTTGCTGCCGCGAGCGGTGAGCGGGACTTTTCAGGTCGTCCGGAACGCTGCGAAAAATTACGGCGAGGATAAAATAGTTTGCGTTGATGGAAAAACTATTTCCGGTGCGACAGGATTAATCGTCATGGAAGCGATTGAAGCGATCAAACAGGAACTTCCGCTGGAGCAGATACTGGAAAAAATAAATTACGCGGTGGAAAACACGCACATTTTCATTTCTGTTCCCACGCTCGAATATCTGGTCAAAGGCGGACGTATCAGCGCGTCCAAAGGGCTGCTGGGCAAAATATTGAGATTGAGCCCATTGGTTTCATTCAACAACGAGGGCAAACTTGTTCCTATTGGTAAGGCTTTCGGGGAACAAAATTCACTGAAAAAAATGGTAAAAATGGCTGTGGAAAAAGCCGAAGAATATGAAGAAAGACGCTTCATTGTCGCTCACGCCAACGCACCGGAAAAGGCAAAATGGACAGTAGAACAAATCCGGCGCTTTTTTATGCCGGAAGAACATATTCCTGTTGTGACAGTGACTCCGGCGCTGGGTGTTCACGCCGGGCCTGGCGCAGTAGGTCTCGCTTTTTTAGGTAAAAATAAAAAGTCTTAA